In the Styela clava chromosome 8, kaStyClav1.hap1.2, whole genome shotgun sequence genome, one interval contains:
- the LOC120345653 gene encoding uncharacterized protein LOC120345653, giving the protein MFKTLCLLCLILCCRFVIGRLPVDVLPINTFTQSDSLPVSLFSGVYGIVQVDQNYYVLSKNQVSSLKVSSDQNGKAEHRIQKVIEWTSSTSADNLCQHKTRDVDTCNNFVRIFAPKDESATQFIVCGTHSSQPKCRIYKKQKDSFVSIEEFSGSSICPFDPKQTGASIYTGGNIYSATVKDFLGRKPVIYRHGVNSDSQDLERTKRDETWLLDPSFVKFVETSAKVYIFFKEEAVEGNNGLQYSRVAQICKADEGGDHILRKQFTSYQKARLNCSFPGNPPFYFNELKAVTEFVNVPNSPGKKILFAAMNTPSNSIWGSAVCAFLEEDIESTFSKSYLEQHTSTEGVSYWSEKESDPTVKEALSKCQFDGRGKPILTDENLLFVKDHPLKSHSVPTWARDGKSNIPIFMKLNAMYQFTAIAIDTNAGSNGLYLVIILGTTDGKILKIVPPLSQSITESHFVGETAVYDETKCGESDKEVKDIKIDKVNGFILVAFSNCVISVPLCPISSPCSRDCISARDPYCAWDGDNCVNVLKPEGLEQDIANGDVTGLPQCATNVIPPEVIGDSGNGVGKSDNKSTNMTNEGSMNVTTAIVPIKETTATAVAAPIVSSAGFSSMLLPGAIGFIIGALVISISIYVLYLYREKKRKKLASNRQDGGIVTPRMKDSGKNANSAKRNSQGSAQGKQDRINTNSTRRQHSKRSESSLEDDPFLDGNQSEGNANSLEKSKRKREKSANRKSNASSYRREESLEKAHNISVNRQVSRESNHDPGPNNEDPEGELLFSSTEYVQQQPPSPPQNAAFRRTFSTGNGRQDGVVPRQNGRQQIKRQLSLQMPMNTAPAKFYPALTPVRVGTQNPLEIYNQQQQQLQGNFDPAQAPGWHPSPMKAPHGLARQYQTTSLDRKMLKAGGMAHPQQHHDTQQQPRNYSDTLPASGMDDMKVQGRRRYPSESVVIGGSGGRPPPLFFASKQPVYQSIEEETSPLPEQHSPTKYPTNNMPQRNTARMRPNHLPIGSNPDPSGGDPRSPYTVIPYSNPGTPMTEQIPRFAMSPHQTSGYTLPTQLRRQYTVDAPTTRYNNAPPNHHDFNKQFPHPQSVPTMKSYPSNERQARSNPATPEWDGNHNNFFPGPVITSDMRHRNPSGKSQGTPTTPPVKQIQNFVHPDVIPTNNKRDGRGPADGIADPVYMLNSENKPMQSHA; this is encoded by the exons GAATCAAGTTTCTTCATTGAAAGTGTCATCAGATCAAAATGGAAAAGCAGAACACAGAATACAAAAG GTAATTGAATGGACGTCTTCAACATCAGCCGATAATCTGTGCCAACATAAAACGAGAGATGTAGACACAtgcaataattttgttcgcatttTCGCGCCAAAAGATGAATCGGCGACACAATTTATCGTGTGTGGAACTCATTCATCCCAACCGAAGTGCAGGATTTATAAA AAACAAAAAGACTCATTTGTATCAATTGAGGAATTTTCAGGAAGTTCAATCTGCCCGTTTGATCCAAAACAAACCGGAGCTTCTATTTATACAG GAGGCAACATATATTCTGCGACTGTAAAAGATTTTCTCGGAAGAAAACCTGTTATATATCGCCATGGTGTCAACAGTGATAGCCAAGATTTAGAGAGGACTAAGAGAGATGAAACGTGGCTACTGg ATCCATCTTTTGTCAAATTTGTTGAGACCAGTGCCAAAGTGTACATATTTTTCAAGGAGGAAGCCGTAGAAGGAAACAATGGG CTCCAATATTCTCGAGTAGCTCAAATTTGCAAGGCCGATGAAGGAGGAGATCATATATTAAGAAAGCAATTTACATCCTATCAAAAAGCGAGATTAAATTGCTCTTTTCCTGGCAACCCTCCTTTTTATTTCAACGAGCTGAAAGCTGTAACTGAGTTTGTCAATGTTCCTAACTCTCCGGGAAAGAAAATTCTTTTTGCTGCTATGAATACCCCAAG CAACAGTATCTGGGGTTCAGCAGTATGCGCTTTTCTGGAGGAGGACATCGAATCTACTTTTTCAAAATCATATCTTGAACAACACACAAGTACAGAAGGTGTTTCTTATTGGTCAGAAAAGGAAAGCGACCCAACTGTCAAAGAAGCATTGAGCAA ATGTCAGTTCGATGGTCGAGGAAAACCAATATTGACAGATGAGAATCTTTTATTTGTGAAAGATCATCCTCTCAAATCGCATTCAGTACCGACTTGGGCTCGAGATGGAAAATCGAATattccaatttttatgaagttgaACGCAAT GTACCAGTTTACGGCCATTGCGATCGACACCAATGCTGGTTCGAATGGATTATACTTAGTGATAATACTAGGAACGACTGATGGAAAAATATTGAAGATTGTACCCCCGCTCTCACAATCCATCACAGAATCACACTTTGTAGGGGAAACAGCTGTTTACGATGAAACGAAGTGCGGCGAATCGGACAA GGAAGTAAAAGACATCAAGATTGATAAAGTCAATGGATTCATACTGGTTGCATTTTCAAATTGTGTCATTTCCGTTCCGTTGTGTCCGATTTCGTCACCATGTTCAAG GGATTGCATATCTGCACGAGATCCGTATTGTGCTTGGGATGGAGACAACTGTGTAAATGTATTGAAACCTGAAGGTCTGGAGCAAGATATAGCAAACGGTGATGTTACAGGGCTACCTCAGTGCGCAACAAACGTTATACCTCCAG AAGTGATCGGAGATTCTGGAAACGGCGTTGGAAAATCGGATAATAAATCAACTAACATGACGAATGAAGGTTCGATGAACGTAACCACAGCTATTGTACCGATTAAGGAGACCACTGCAACAGCAG TCGCAGCGCCTATTGTAAGTTCAGCTGGATTTTCATCAATGTTGCTTCCAGGAGCGATTGGCTTCATTATTGGTGCTCTCGTGATTTCGATCTCAATATATGTATTATATCTTTATCGtgagaaaaaaagaaagaaattaGCTAGCAATCGACAAGATGGTGGAATCGTAACTCCAAGG ATGAAAGACAGCGGAAAAAATGCTAATAGTGCTAAAAGAAACTCGCAAGGATCGGCACAAGGCAAACAAGATAGAATAAATACAAACAGTACAAGAAGACAACACAGCAAAAGAAGTGAGAGTAGTTTAGAAGATGACCCATTTCTAGATGGAAATCAATCAGAAGGAAATGCAAACTCTCTTGAAAAG tCCAAGCGGAAACGAGAAAAAAGTGCGAATCGAAAATCAAATGCATCATCATATCGACGAGAAGAGAGTTTGGAAAAAGCACACAATATATCTGTCAACAGACAGGTCTCTAGAGAAAGCAATCACGATCCAGGTCCTAATAACGAAGATCCGGAGGGGGAACTATTGTTTTCATCAACAGAGTACGTACAACAACAACCACCTTCGCCCCCTCAAAACGCTGCTTTCCGCAGGACGTTTAGTACTGGCAATGGTCGACAAGATGGAGTGGTACCACGCCAAAACGGTCGACAGCAAATTAAACGCCAACTTTCGTTGCAAATGCCGATGAACACTGCTCCGGCAAAGTTTTATCCGGCATTGACTCCAGTCAGGGTCGGAACCCAGAATCCATTAGAAATATATAACCAACAACAGCAGCAATTGCAAGGGAATTTCGACCCCGCGCAGGCGCCCGGTTGGCACCCCTCTCCCATGAAAGCTCCCCATGGCTTAGCGAGACAATATCAGACAACAAGTCTTGATCGCAAGATGTTAAAAGCTGGAGGTATGGCTCATCCACAGCAACACCATGACACACAACAACAACCAAGAAATTATTCGGATACTTTGCCGGCTTCTGGCATGGACGACATGAAAG TTCAAGGACGCCGTCGATATCCAAGTGAATCGGTTGTGATTGGGGGAAGTGGTGGACGCCCACCTCCACTTTTCTTTGCCTCAAAGCAGCCTGTGTATCAGTCTATCGAAGAAGAAACGTCACCACTGCCAGAACAACATTCACCAACAAAATACCCCACGAACAACATGCCACAGCGTAACACCGCCAGGATGCGGCCCAATCATTTACCTATTGGTAGCAATCCAGACCCATCAGGTGGGGACCCACGTTCACCCTACACGGTGATACCCTATTCTAACCCAGGAACACCCATGACAGAACAAATTCCTCGTTTTGCTATGTCACCCCATCAAACTTCGGGGTACACTCTCCCTACTCAATTGAGAAGACAGTATACAGTTGATGCACCGACTACGAGGTATAATAATGCCCCACCAAATCACCatgattttaacaaacaatTTCCCCACCCTCAATCAGTCCCCACTATGAAATCTTATCCAAGCAATGAAAGGCAAGCACGAAGTAATCCTGCAACCCCAGAATGGGACGGAAATCATAATAATTTCTTTCCTGGACCGGTGATAACATCTGATATGAGGCATAGAAATCCAAGTGGTAAATCACAG GGTACTCCAACCACCCCGCCAGTTAAACAAATACAGAATTTTGTACATCCTGACGTCATTCCAACAAACAATAAAAGAGATGGACGAGGCCCTGCTGATGGAATTGCCGATCCAGTATACATGCTAAACAGCGAAAACAAGCCAATGCAAAGTCATGCATAA